One stretch of Chlamydia abortus DNA includes these proteins:
- a CDS encoding CPn0927/CPn0928 family alpha/beta hydrolase fold protein, with protein MNPKPEILIFSSEAARKAYQRRACCPVIYKLLDVISAIVKFIIRVILFIPLGLLWVLGKICQNVMLPAAGGAFVVPLCSPRKLLQEAFQIQTNGLVNEGYASSVTRVPIQCDDLFIDAMKITFPEARTDRWMLVSLGNSECFENRTVLLYDDDWILNIAKQTQSNVLVFNYPGVMHSKGHISPQSLGKSYQACVHYLRDHPEGPKATQVIAYGYSLGTLVQAQALSNEVTDGRDGVRWFVVKDRGPKSVSSIALQWLGQLGVWTIKLLNWEINSAKLSESLVCPELFIHGVDCESKLIGDGLFTRDNCFAAPFLDPHAPVLPGRKIPVGEYLLDHQGPLDRNTIQQIVEHIKVHFDSEDSTNRNNS; from the coding sequence ATGAACCCCAAACCTGAAATCCTTATATTTTCTTCCGAAGCTGCTCGTAAGGCATATCAGAGAAGGGCCTGCTGTCCTGTGATTTACAAGTTACTTGATGTTATTAGTGCTATAGTTAAGTTCATTATTCGAGTTATTTTATTCATTCCCCTAGGTTTACTTTGGGTGTTGGGAAAGATATGCCAGAACGTCATGCTTCCTGCTGCAGGTGGGGCCTTCGTCGTGCCTCTGTGTTCCCCCAGAAAGTTATTACAGGAGGCCTTTCAGATCCAAACGAACGGTTTGGTAAACGAGGGTTATGCAAGTTCTGTGACACGTGTGCCGATTCAATGTGATGATTTATTTATTGATGCGATGAAAATCACCTTCCCAGAGGCCAGAACAGATAGGTGGATGCTTGTCTCTTTAGGGAATAGTGAGTGTTTTGAAAATAGAACGGTTCTGCTCTATGACGATGATTGGATACTCAATATCGCCAAACAAACTCAATCCAATGTCTTGGTATTTAACTACCCAGGAGTCATGCATAGTAAAGGGCATATTTCACCCCAATCTTTAGGTAAATCTTACCAAGCTTGTGTGCATTATCTTCGCGATCACCCCGAAGGGCCAAAAGCCACGCAAGTGATTGCCTACGGCTATTCTTTAGGTACCCTAGTACAGGCTCAAGCGCTAAGTAACGAAGTCACTGATGGACGAGACGGTGTTCGCTGGTTTGTCGTTAAAGATCGTGGACCAAAGTCAGTTTCATCCATTGCCCTTCAATGGTTGGGGCAACTAGGAGTGTGGACGATTAAGTTGTTAAACTGGGAGATAAACTCTGCGAAGTTAAGCGAATCTCTTGTCTGCCCAGAATTATTTATACACGGAGTAGATTGCGAATCAAAATTAATAGGGGACGGCTTGTTCACCAGGGATAACTGTTTTGCAGCGCCATTTTTAGATCCCCATGCCCCTGTTCTTCCCGGTAGGAAGATCCCTGTAGGAGAATATCTTCTAGATCATCAAGGTCCTCTGGATAGGAACACTATACAACAGATTGTTGAACACATTAAGGTTCATTTTGATTCGGAAGACTCAACTAATCGAAACAACAGTTGA
- a CDS encoding helix-turn-helix domain-containing protein — MECIQHESCFDVDDREDAQQIKEQEGTEMVSITQAAKLHNVTRQAIYVAIKQKKLKASKTTRWEIDLKDLEDYKRNRYSRKKSLYQGELLFDNDKGCYSVNQVADMLGIPVQKVYYATRTGTMRGERKGAAWVISQSEIDRYKSEYLNKQTAKKVKGVAVVEHATAKETVSSETLLFENN; from the coding sequence ATGGAATGCATACAACATGAAAGCTGTTTCGATGTAGACGACAGAGAAGATGCGCAGCAAATTAAGGAACAGGAAGGAACCGAGATGGTTTCTATTACACAAGCTGCAAAATTGCATAATGTAACACGTCAAGCGATTTATGTAGCAATCAAACAAAAGAAACTAAAGGCTTCTAAAACAACCCGGTGGGAAATCGATCTAAAAGATTTGGAAGACTACAAACGTAATCGGTATTCACGAAAGAAGTCGCTTTATCAAGGTGAACTGCTCTTTGATAATGATAAGGGTTGTTATTCTGTGAACCAAGTCGCAGATATGTTAGGGATTCCTGTGCAAAAAGTATACTATGCTACACGTACAGGGACTATGCGAGGAGAGCGTAAAGGCGCTGCTTGGGTTATTAGCCAATCAGAGATCGATAGATACAAAAGCGAGTATTTGAATAAGCAAACAGCAAAGAAAGTTAAAGGCGTTGCAGTTGTTGAGCATGCTACAGCGAAAGAAACAGTTTCTTCCGAGACTCTCCTGTTTGAGAACAACTAG